tgttttttttttcaaataatattcaaagggGGGTCCGGACCCCCGTGACCCCCCCTTGTATACGCCCCTGATTAACATAGctataataatttaaagagCCCTATCTATGGTTTTCATGGTTGCGCCGTTTTTGGTATAAGAACAAAGTTTATATCTACTGATGATAAATTAACAGCTACTTGGTGAAAgtttgtttgaatttaaaagttatgaaggtttaaaaaatcatatttttcaaaaactgcACTCCCAGgcactgtgacatcacaatagagTATTTCGTTCCTGGGGAAAACCCGGCCTATCAGTGATTTATCATTTAATGGCTTCAGCAACTTATTGGCGGTTACTGCCTAGCCTAGAGATtagtgtgtttattttattgcaaattaACTGTTAACATTGTCGTTGTGTTGTGTGACCCCTCCAAGTATATAAACGAATAAGTgcactttttatttgtatgaTATGCTCTTATAAACTTTCCAGAACATTTGTTTCAAAGAACAAGCAGGATGGTGACAAAGCATTGAATTCTCCATTCAAACGAAATTATTCTCTTCCATTAAACAACTTACCATCAAACACCAGCAGACTGCACAGGCCAATTATGAATCCTGGTAAAATAATTGTATCACTTATTGTTTGtactaaatattaaagaatATCATTTGTGGCGCGGTATTCAGTTTTAGCTCACCTTGTTATGTTGTGAACATGCAACATGTTTAACCTATCAACAAAATTTTGActaggttttatttaattgaattttATAGGCAAAGGATGTCAGCTATATCAAGCTTTATTTGGAAAGTTAGTGCAGTATTAAATTATCTTCAAacttatttctattttttgatTAACGTCATAAAGTTGATGGTGTATCTGATGTTTCTCATTTTTGCTATAtacttacaaaaataaaatagtatagTATCGTCTCGACGCATATTTTGAACTCTAGGCATCTATGATACTCACTACTCTAAATGCGTTTAAGGCTAAAATAACTTTGCGAAGTTGTTACATTATTTGTGATGTCtaactgttttttgtttaataataattaaaaaatgttagatgagtgaaataatatttaacttattcaATCTGAATTTAAGTTCCAGAATTAGAAGAGCAGCCTTTTGACATCAGTGGAATCTGTTCGCAAATAACCAACACATTTTCTAACAATAATGATGATCCATTTTCCAAAGCACCGATGCCACGATTATCATCACCAACATCTGTCAAACGAGGTAATTTTTCACCTTTTAAAACTACTTTTCTTATTATCGTTATAACTTTCTTATTACTTTTCTTATTATCGTTATGAATTTCTTATTATCGTTGTAATATGGTGTTGGTTTCATACATCGTATGTCTACTTAGAAGTTATCAGTTTACacatatgtaacatttttagaaTGTCTGCAATGCTTAATTACTAGTACCTCTATCTTCTTTACTGCAGATCAATATCCTACATTACTCAGGATCATATATTTAGAtcataaaatgaacaaaagttACCAGAAACTCGATTTTACGCCAATGTTTTCTAATGTAACAGTTTAAACGTAAATATCTCTAAAGTATGCAACCGATGTTAAAATACCCGGTGCTGACAGAGTCCAAATTGAATACAACTAAACCTCCCGAATTGAATACAactaaaccaaaaaataacttCATGGGCcctttttttttacacacCAAATTCTGGTTTTGATTACTCCAACCGCTGTGGCATATTTGACTATTTTTGTATCAAAATCaataattcttttattttgtttttagaacCAGTTGTTGAAACAACTCCAATgagtaatttaaacaactcgcTTATGCAAAAATCTTCTTCACCTATTCATGATACAAACCCATGGGCAGCAGACACGCGTTTACAAAGTTTTGATTCAAGTTTCCAAACGAATTCTTATTCCACTTCTGAAGCAGATAAATGGCTAAATAATCTTGAAAAACACGTTGCTGCACCAGCATTGAATCAGCAGTACAGCGTGTTTAGTGATACTGTAAATCCATCAAGCCAGCTATCTCAGATACCTCCATGGTCTAATAAATCTGGCTttgaagttaaaatttaactttaattcaTATGTACAGTACAGCAATAATGAACTTACATGACCTTTTGCTTTAAAAGGTGCATTTTAAGGAGGTGCTGCATGGTGTTCTttctttaatataaagtaaatcAAGTTTGTCACTATACtcaaaacaattattttataaagtttaatcaTATTAAAGTGCTTGTGAATAATTAAACCCCTTTTTAttgctgtttaaatttatgtatatagttgTGATATTTAACCAATTTAAGGTactgacattttttaaatttgcggCACTTTACacttaaatttttgtttattttaatgtacaaGTCATAAATTATTACAATAGTGTATCATTGCCAATCAGCAGCATATTGCAATAATGTTGTAATTTATGGTAAAAACGAATACTTCTGTTGTTCTGGTTTTAAGTGTTTAAATTCTATCTTTCTGACAATATCAAGAAAACTCTAATTGCCAAAATAAGATGTATGGCTCTCGGCAATATAATAGAATTCTTGCCCTAATGAAATTTTGATATTAAATTTGTCTATAAGAAAAGCATGAATGCAAGCAGGGAGAATGAAAAGCCACTTAATATTGCACAATAAGCCTACTTTTTAGATTCACAATCTATTAAAAACCGTAAATTTATAGTCTAAACTAAATTTCCAAACTAAAAACTATGTGGTACGCGCGCAGTACCTACACTTAATGGTGGCGTGAGGCAAAGGATTTTCACAATTGTAAAATCGTTTGGTATCTTGTACTTGTTTGGCGGAAAGGTGGAAAAAATTATTGAAGTGGGACGcattgaaaattttaaagcaCTGGTTTACTTTATTAACATTCATCGTTAGTTAAACATCATATGGTTAATATTGACTTCTTACACCACCTTATTACTGCGGGGTTTGTTCACACtctaaaaaatgattttaaaagagATAACAACGGAAAATAGTTGATTATGCgtggaataaatataacaataaatgactaatcattttttaattacatttaaacgAATTTCACTTcaaataaagattaaaaagTCGGTCACTAGGTTGATGCAATTGTCGGTATGTGTCCTGCCCAATGGCACAACCACAATTGCTGCAGCTCCTTTAACTACTGAGCCATGGCGGCGGAAAAATAGTCACTTATTACAATACTGCActttaaatgaaaagtttttttatgtatagaaAGCTCTGCATTTTACCATTGTGTTAACACTTGCATGATTTACAGATGAGCGTGTGTTggaaaataatgaatgaacaaGATGATGCCCTAAGGTTGAATAATCGATACATGTGAATCACATGCATCCATCAGAAATAAATTCAGTTTGTCTATGTAAAGACGGAacccttaagcacatattgcccaatatttctaaattctatacagtggagtgggggaagatggaacacttgaGAACATATTGcccaacatttttaaattcaaaatataggGCGTACATGACGGTTATTGGGTGATACCGCGAATTGACAGGCTACTAgcattcctttttttaattgacaacagttcaaaaaatataataaaacacgcGATGACTTATTTCGCGATTCGCACATcaggtgtaattttaaaaactcggAAACACAGGGTAAGACgccacagtttaaaatcattgttaattttgaataataaGTGAATCCATTAATATGACTATACGTAAATACAACGAAAAAATACTGTATACACTTTGAAAATCTAACATTCTTCTCCGTGCCTCAATGCTATATAGGTGTAGTattgggtggggaaagatgggacaccttttcattattttcttgtcccatttggtagtaaacaaagaacattcgaaaaattattaaaccgtttgCTAATTCCCACAGGATGCtcgtaattgtttaaaacacgatcagagcGTTCgagtattatgtgctaaagatttccaatcttccaccaccctactatatatgtccGGTTGTTTAATCCGTCCGAAAGCTCGTACGGAACACCTACTTAGCGCACACGCCCACAacagcagcgaagagccttgaccCCATTGGCCATTACTTCTGGATTAGAAGCAGGCGCGTTAACCATTTTGCCACGGCGTAGGGCAACTAATCTCCAATATTGCACATATAGTTCATATTCTCTGATAAGGAATATGAGTAAGATGTGtattacacatatttttttaacggAGTAAGATAGAAGCTTTCTTCGTTGCTTCGGCATTTCAGACTTTGTCATTTTCTAATAAAACGTgcctgtttatttaatttctggCTCTCTTGTTATTCAGCGCTCTTTTcttagtgacgtcatactttgttttgttgttgtttttgctgcAGTAAGATGAATTAATGGTTCAAATGAAGCGTTTGATTTGTAGTAGTTAATACTAAAACATGAAAGCTGAggcataattttttatattcaactCTCAGGCATATTCTGTTATGCATTAACTCTCAGGCATAATACAACAGAACATGCCCAggagttaaatttaaaaaaaaatatgcctGAGTTTACACGTTTTAGTATCTGCCGTTCGTAATACTAAGATTAAATAATAATGAGTTTGCTTATCTATTTTAATATGGGTGCCAGTGGACAGTCCTTCCTGGCTGCGTTATATGCTAAACCTAACAACCACTAACCAGTAAATAACTTTCAACCCTAAACTTCGATTGCCACTATAACTTCTATTACCTCCTACCTAACTATTAGTAACCTGCAACACCTCCCACCAGCTTTATCTGTACCGTACCAGAGAATTTATTACTAGTGCCGTAACATCTACTTGCGGCTAAAGGTTCGACTGGTTTAATTAGTGTATGTCTTGATGTCTGCTATATCCACGAACGAACTAATTAAAGGAACCAGTGCCATTATATTCCTTCTAAACgctaaatttatttatatatccttaacattttttttagagaTTAGAGATTGGGGAAaggaagttaaaataaaataaaacaacaaattgttAGGCTTCTCAGTTTAGCTGCATGTAACTTCAAAGAAGTGTTGTTGATATAGCAGGGCAAACAGCCATTTTTATTAAGTATAATTAACTATTTAACATTGTATGCATAAGCCATGAGTCATAACCCGATGTCTATTTATCTTTAGAGTCTAATTTGTCACCTTAAAATGGCCTCTTGTCACAATTCAAGTTATCCAATTGGAAGATTAGGGAACAGCTCACCAGCTTCATTCACACCTTCAGTATCCAGCAATGTTACACTCAGTCTCACCGTTTGCTACCTGCTGCTCTATTGCTGTGTATTTGTGTGTGTGTACATTCAATTGTGGCTGATATTGCTGTTTAACTACAAACGAATTAGCTTTCAAAGtgtctttttatttctatgcCTTATATGGAGTGCACTTCGAGCAACTTTGTTTTCGTTCtactttaaaaatacgattGAAGCAAATGAACTTTCAGGACCGATGTATTGGCTATTGTATTGCTTTCCTGTATGTTTGCAGTTTTTCACCTTATGCTTATTAAATCTGTACTTTTCACAGGTAAGCTTATTCAGATTTAATATACATACTTACGTTagaacaaagtttaaaaattagttgatgtttatgaaaaaattgacatttgttgcaaaaacttaataatttttactCAAATGAATTTATTCTAGAAttagtttataattattgaattaggttttagttttaaatcaaattattggactaaataaaaaataattcttaaaatattcAGGTGATGTTTAAGTCAATGTCGAAATATGCTGCCCACCCAAACAAATACatgtaagttttaaaccaTGGTTACAATTTTTCGCATATTCAAATGAGCAAATGTATGCTAAAAGTCTCCTGTTTGCTATGTATACCCAAACTACATTTGCCTTCATATgttattctttaaaattaaactcttTTAGTTCATTGATGTATTAAGAAATGTAAGTTGCTGTTCTTTTAGACACATGGTGTGTTAAATCTAGaatgaacaaaacaaagacagtttaataaatatatatatatatatatatttgcgaTATTATTAAGACTATCTGAATAGgatattaaactttaacatttaccgaataaatgttttatttttagaatacCATTAAGAATATCAAGTTTTGCAGCTTCATTTCTATTTCTTGGTATGAATATCACTTGTGCTGTAATTGTTAGCAACGAGGTAATTATGATTATTTGCATAAAATCACTGTATGCATgtttgttacaatatttaaaacatctaAATATTGATTCAAAATCTTACAATTTGTGCTCAGTTTGTCAGTTACAATTAGTTAGGGATATATTTGGTtgtataaaatttgtaaaatcttATTGTATTGTACATCATACATGGTATGGTAACAGATATAAATGGGCTAATCTTACACATAGCCCAGcttttataatgtatatatataatgttagtgtatatatatattaatgtaatcCAGAATGTTGACAATAAAAATTTGATCAATGTTTTGATCTCCTTTTTCAAGTTTTCTTCTCTGCCGAACAACTGCTATTGTTTTTAGATAACAGTGAACCAGTGATGTAATATTTTGACAGTATAATTTACTTCTAACAGGATGTGCATACACCAAATTTGATTCTAATACGAGGGATTGTTATTACACGAGTTTTTGTGAATGACTTGTTATTCGTGGCGTGTGCCTTTTCTTTGGCATttagcatttttaaaatatcaaaaacttGTTCTGCGAATATTCTTCTTGAAGCTAAGGTACAAATGTTCactattttgtaacaattatatTCACACCGTTTTTAGGACTAGACAGAGtagcattttatattaataaacaggGCACAACAGTATGTCAAGCTACATCTGTGGGAATAATCATTGTGTTGCTTTATTCATCTCGTGCGGTTTACAACCTTCTTGCAATCAGCCCTTTAAGATGCTCAGAATTATCTTCATTCAACTTTGATTGGTACAATGTGTCGGACCAGGTACTGGTAGTATTTAAAGTTAGGTGTAccttatataaattttaaagctaTAATTAGgtgttttaagtatttttgcaCAGTACACCTCAAATTACCACATTTtatcataatttaattttcagaataaaaacaaacagccAGTTAATAATGGTATCTTAAACTTAGGCTTGATAGTTAGTAGTGAAATCAGGTTTCCTTTACCCATTATTTGCTAGACATCACCGAATCAGACACTGATTACTTAATAGAACcactcttttttttattaattttgaatgaTTGTGTCAAAGTTagattagtttttattaaagtactaataagtatatatagttgAATCAAAtggtaataataatttttttatataataatccTTGTTTTCAGGCAGATCTAGTAAACCTCCGTGACAgctcatatattttatttggtgTTGTGCTGTTTGTTTGGGAATTGCTGCCAACTTCATTATCCATATTTTTCTTTCGTGTTCAAAAAGTTGACGCTTTAGCGGTAAGTCTGCAGTATTATATGGTATGTGTATGCTATGCGCACTCAATCTTGAGTACAGTTGTTCTTATTCTTTTGGTAGTAGATAATAAAAGTAGTTTCTGAGatgttacatacatttaaTGCACAATGTTCATATAACACATTTGTCAATTAATGGTGTACAAGAACTTCAATCATTAGGTCTGACCGCTATAAAGCATGACTTTGTGTTCTTTTGTACCTTGGATGACTTTTCCAAAATCAAGTAATGACTTACGTATGTTTGTTCTATGCACAGTCTTCCAATTGTATTTTTGAATTGTCATTAGTGATGCGCAACTCCATTACAGCTGTGCTATTTTGCTTATGCTTATTcatgtatttttgttatttatttcctttAGAAAAATGGTGAAAATGATTTAACAAATTGTAGTTTTAATAAGAGAGTTTACTTCTTTGACAATCCTTCTTGTTACGGTGAAGATGCAAATCAACAAAAACTGAAGGGaaaggttgaagcaatgtaagttaattatatataatatatatatatttatctatatACTTTTGAAACCTTCCATGCTTTCTGTTAAGCTTCACAAACCAAGCATTCTTGGGTAatctatttgttttaaatgccaAACTGTTTGTACCTGGTAAAATGTTAACATATAAGAGGACTAGTGATCGTATTCTATATAGATAAAGGTCTGTGATCTTACGCTAATACTAGTCAGGgtatctgggatttaggcttGAGTTGCCCTATTACCCCGTGAATTGATGCTTACTCTATGTcagttttattgtatttacaTATCATTAACTACTTTAACTAAAAACGAATAACCAAGAATTTTACTTTACAGTCGATGTTCTATCTCTGCTGAAGCTGGTAACAATTGAAggatatttataattgttaatatttataatatattttatttataattttaatattgttaacaatatatgtttataaaccttaatatatatttatattaaagttgtaCATGCTACTTCATATAGAtaagttgtataaaaaaaaatttataaagaaaaaatgaactttGATTTTATGATTGAATATTAACATGTACTAATATATATTGATTGTTATGTTGCCcagttttattgtttgaatCTATcagtgttaaaatgttttgttgctatatttgtgttaaattaataatacatttaaatttagttaatgTGACTggtcaattttatttttataaactgctAGAgaggcataccaacaaaaaattgatCTAAAGGTATTACTTGGAATGTGCAACAATGCATACGGGACTTCCCATAGGAAAAGTGATACAcaatgagccttgaatccatctATTAAACTCCAGGCCACATTTAGGTGTGCCAGGTTTCCTTATAGAaggttcaaacaataccactGAACAACCAAGTAGACTTAAAACTAagatttttcagttttaatttgattttcactgaaaaagcaaaaagacgTTGCCACAATTTGTATTGCTTCGAAGTAGTAAAGAGATCTACAAACACAGGAAATTACAAGAAAGAGTTCACATCATATCACAGAAGTAAACTTCCTAAACATGTGAAACAAGAGTGACAATTTTGTTCCTACATTAGTTTCAACCAATACCCGCAAgtccaaaaatatttataaaaaggacTTTTCCTTTGAAAAttcttaaatatattttatgccaTTTATTCAGATTTGACTTTCTTTGCATCATCATGGTAAAGGAAGAACACAGAGAAGATAACAACACCAAGCATCATGCTGAATGCACTGGCATAATATGGGTATGCAGATGATATAAATCTCTCATACTGAGTGTGCTGCAATGGGCGAACAGAAACTTGAGTGGCACtctttaaaaatgtgtatCCTAATCTGGAgtaatcaattttaaattggAAAACACCATACACATCGGGTAGTTTAAAATCAATGGTAAAAGCTCCAAGTTTTGGATTGAGTTTGATGGGTAATCTCACAAACGGATCAATCCTAACAAATTCCATCTGGACATCATCACCCTTGAACGGCTTCCATTTTCCATCAATAGTACGTTCTTCGATTACAATGCTGAAGTGCTGTATGAAcaggtttttaaacaataatcatAAAAATTACCACAAATAAGTTTCAACATACCACCATATCTGTGATGGTGTAAGCATCAGGTGCGACTTTCTCTCCCAATTTATGATGATTAATCTTTCCAACTCGTAACACACCACTTTCTGAAAACACCCACTTAGAAAGGGTGATTACAAAGTCAGCATTGCCAGATTTTGCAAACCTGAAATAAATCACATGTAAGCAAACAAATATTCTGCCTAACATTTTTGACTTACGCCTTTGAACCGGGTGAATCCTGTTTAACTCCAGAAGTCAAATAATCATCACTGAACATTTGAAGTGAACCAGCAAATACAAGACGTGCATTGTTGCGAGCCtaaacatatttgtttaaatccaTAGTGATGTGAGTAACTTTCAACAGTTTGATAATATACCTGTAATCCTGCAACTAACACAGTGTTTGTACCAACTCCAAGAGGATATTGTTCAATTTTGTCATCAGTAAAGTAGGAGTAGCAAGTTGCTGAACCTTTCATTATTGGTAGAACAAGTGGGTTTTCCTGATCAAGTACCATCCTGAAAGTTATAACGTTTCAATATTGGCACATCAACTCTTGACTAATCTTAAGATCTTAATATTGGCGTTAAAGAGTAAGACCAATTTTTTCATAAGTATTCATTTAATGTATATTAGGatgtaaaaaaacaggttTGGTTATCTGCCTTTTGttcattaaacttaaaagtatttcaataaaaatataatggataagtaaaaaaataaaacacagtatATTGGGAattggaaaatatatatatataatatatattatatatattcttttcaTAACTTTAGCtatattctttgtgggtgaggtgtTTGTCAAGGATATGAAGATTAAGCCAGATTTGGTCGAAATTGGTCCTTTCGTCCTCAACTTTGCGACATTGTAGCCCAATCATACACTTATTACACACCATCTTTATCCTTGtgcgcttacgagttaccacaccTTAACTTTGTTAATGATTTTAACTTtgatatggcttacaatttgtacaacccatcaAAGCTcactgggttgcagcaatGTCCTTTAAgtatcttgctcaaggacacataccctGATAAGTATCGATATCCCCAAGCCATGGTACCAGACCAGAAGCTTatccaaatataaaaaattaagaataCATACCCGATTCCATTAAATAAGATTGGTGATTTTGGTTTCCCCACAATGTTTTCAGATTTAATGAGGTTGCTCGGATCAACAACAAGTTTTGTATGCGATCCTCTATCACTTTCATCAAAGTTATGATGATCGATAACTTTGGTTCGCTCCTGTATTAACATCATTGTTATATTACCAAACTCCAAACATATTATAATGATGAGGGATGacaaacttaaatttattgGTGATACAAAATCTATTCATTCCTAATGCAACCGACAACCCCGGAAGTAAAGACTGCAGTGCCCGGTGGGTTTTGGGTAgatattttacttttccaATAGGGTCGTAGCATTGGTGAAatcataacaaaaataaaggtggtatttcaaatgtaaatttgttaGTAAAATTTCCctcttttatattaaaaatcccATTTCTACACCTTGAATAAAGTCCCCAACAACCTAAGCCTAATGCGGAATTACTAAACGACCTCACCTCATCAAACTCCACTCCACATTCAGAAGCAAGTTCTCTGATCGGATCACCGATGCTTGAATCAGCTGCTACCAAAACATTACCTCCACCATCTACAAAATCTGTGATTGTTGAAACTTTGATGCCACCACCAAAATCTGAAAAGTTCAACTTAATGATAACACTGCAAACAAACACTGTAAGTGTAAACAAACAGTTAGactggaaaatattttgtagatAAATCCAAGTAATCGTTAGCTAGGGAAAAACATTACAGaacaaataaacttaattaacattttagaaactagaattTCAAATTCTTTTCTACCAGTAGATATAAGCATTAAGCAACATAGAAATAGGGAACTatatgatatccaaatattaaattaataatatataatatatatttatatttttattaacaggGTCGAGACTCCTGAAACCTCCGCTAAATTTTGCAATTCCAGGTTCATGGTAACGGATGGTTAGTTCAGCCATGTTTTACCACAATGGCAACAAGTTAACAACTGTAAAAAACGATTTATCATATATGCGATCTTCCAATTGGAATTTTGac
The DNA window shown above is from Ciona intestinalis chromosome 3, KH, whole genome shotgun sequence and carries:
- the LOC100186466 gene encoding integral membrane protein GPR137B-like, whose translation is MASCHNSSYPIGRLGNSSPASFTPSVSSNVTLSLTVCYLLLYCCVFVCVYIQLWLILLFNYKRISFQSVFLFLCLIWSALRATLFSFYFKNTIEANELSGPMYWLLYCFPVCLQFFTLCLLNLYFSQVMFKSMSKYAAHPNKYIIPLRISSFAASFLFLGMNITCAVIVSNEDVHTPNLILIRGIVITRVFVNDLLFVACAFSLAFSIFKISKTCSANILLEAKGTTVCQATSVGIIIVLLYSSRAVYNLLAISPLRCSELSSFNFDWYNVSDQADLVNLRDSSYILFGVVLFVWELLPTSLSIFFFRVQKVDALAKNGENDLTNCSFNKRVYFFDNPSCYGEDANQQKLKGKVEAIRCSISAEAGNN
- the LOC100178567 gene encoding dolichyl-diphosphooligosaccharide--protein glycosyltransferase 48 kDa subunit, whose product is MKQSYFCLVLLACLAFVWSKQNKKTLVLYDNSDIKTTHSIFFKSLSDRGFDLTFKSADDASLELIKYGVQLYENLIIFSPSVEDFGGGIKVSTITDFVDGGGNVLVAADSSIGDPIRELASECGVEFDEERTKVIDHHNFDESDRGSHTKLVVDPSNLIKSENIVGKPKSPILFNGIGMVLDQENPLVLPIMKGSATCYSYFTDDKIEQYPLGVGTNTVLVAGLQARNNARLVFAGSLQMFSDDYLTSGVKQDSPGSKAFAKSGNADFVITLSKWVFSESGVLRVGKINHHKLGEKVAPDAYTITDMVHFSIVIEERTIDGKWKPFKGDDVQMEFVRIDPFVRLPIKLNPKLGAFTIDFKLPDVYGVFQFKIDYSRLGYTFLKSATQVSVRPLQHTQYERFISSAYPYYASAFSMMLGVVIFSVFFLYHDDAKKVKSE